In Marinibacterium anthonyi, the DNA window CCGGCGCCAGGTGGTTTTCCAGGAAATAGCCCGTCACCTTCAGCGCCTGGGCCACGTCCCCATCCTCGGCCGCGCCCTGCCCCAGCAGGCAGGGCGGCAGCGGCAGCAGCCGGTCCGCCCATTCGCCGGCCCCCGCCTTCGACACCGCCCGCCCGGTGCGGGGCGAGACATAGATCAGCCCCTCGCGCGCGCCGGTGGCGGCGCATTCGCTCAGGTCCAGCCCAAAGCCCATGTCATCCAGCAGCGCCTGTTCCCAGCGCAGGTAGGCCAGCGGCCAGATCTCGTCCTGGCCCAGCAGGTCCAGCAGGCGTTCGGTGTGGGCATAAAGCGTTGCGTGCGCCTGCCGTTCGGGCAGGCAGAAGGCCAGCAGCCCGGTCACCGCGTTCAGCCCGGCCAGCGCCAGCCGCCCGGAAAAGGCATTGGCGGCCCGGCTGCGCAGCGGTTCGACGGTGTAATGGCCGATGTGGTCTTCCAGCCGGGCGCGCCACGCCACGTCCAGCTGTGCGCCCGGTTGCAGCACCGGGGCGATCTTGCGCGAGGTGCCGCCGCGCAGCACACCGGCATGGCGGCCATGGGTTTCGGTGAACACATCCAGGATCACCGAGGTTTCGCCATGCTTGCGCGTGCGCAGAAGGATGCCGGTGTCGCGCCAGTCCATCGGCTATTCCAGCGCCGGATCGTCCAGGAAATGGCGGCCCCGGC includes these proteins:
- the recO gene encoding Recombination protein O, which produces MDWRDTGILLRTRKHGETSVILDVFTETHGRHAGVLRGGTSRKIAPVLQPGAQLDVAWRARLEDHIGHYTVEPLRSRAANAFSGRLALAGLNAVTGLLAFCLPERQAHATLYAHTERLLDLLGQDEIWPLAYLRWEQALLDDMGFGLDLSECAATGAREGLIYVSPRTGRAVSKAGAGEWADRLLPLPPCLLGQGAAEDGDVAQALKVTGYFLENHLAPDLGDKPLPDARARFIAALDRRV